The Pongo abelii isolate AG06213 chromosome 20, NHGRI_mPonAbe1-v2.0_pri, whole genome shotgun sequence genome window below encodes:
- the LOC134760652 gene encoding uncharacterized protein LOC134760652 encodes MPLYPSTPPAPPPLVYAFHPRNLRSFPLNLFLLPQIWPLPSDSLQIFFPQTLLFPPTLSSSLRAASSHLVLLRLPQTVPSPSDTLLSPQTLTSSLRPSLPPSDAHLLPQTLTSSFRPSPLLSNPHLLPQMLISSFRLSSPPSDPHLLQTLNSSLRPSPPPLAPHLLPPNLTSTFRPLPPPSDPHLLSQTLTSFLRLLSPPSDPCLLPQTFTSSLQTSPPPSDPYFLHQTLTSSNRPCPPPTDPLPLLPLNHLLLSQTYLPSSDPPPSDPFIPHPTSENHQHPLFQQHPLSQPFEAPTGPITSSPLYSPARLEPLHQLPRDARSGTGLGVLPTLPLRVPTLSLTPPNLSFPFCALGWCSTPLSCV; translated from the coding sequence ATGCCTCTCTACCCCTCCACCCCACCAGCTCCTCCTCCCCTAGTCTATGCCTTCCACCCTCGGAACCTCAGATCTTTTCCCCTGaacctctttcttctccctcagaTCTGGCCTCTACCCTCAGACTCTCTCCAAATCTTCTTCCCTCAGACCCTTCTTTTCCCTCcaactctctcctcctccctcagagcTGCGTCTTCTCACTTAGTGCTTCTCAGACTTCCTCAGACTGTGCCCTCTCCCTCAGATACTCTCCTCTCCCCTCAGACCCTCACCTCCTCACTCAGACCCTCACTTCCTCCTTCAGACGctcacctcctccctcagacccttACCTCCTCTTTCAGACCCTCACCTCTTCTCTCAAACCCTCACCTCCTTCCTCAGATGCTTATCTCCTCCTTCAGACTCTcatctcctccctcagacccccACCTCCTTCAGACCCTCAACTCCTCTCTCAGACCCTCACCTCCTCCCTTAGCCCCTCATCTCCTCCCCCCGAACCTCACCTCCACCTTCAGACCCTTACCTCCTCCTTCAGACCCTCACCTCCTCTCTCAAACCCTCACCTCCTTCCTCAGACTCTTATCTCCTCCTTCAGACCCTTGTCTCCTCCCTCAGACCTTCACCTCCTCCCTCCAAACCTCACCTCCACCCTCAGACCCTTACTTCCTCCATCAGACCCTCACCTCCTCCAACAGACCCTGTCCTCCTCCTACGgatcctctccccctcctcccactaAACCATCTACTTCTCTCTCAGACCTATCTTCCTTCTTCAGATCCTCCTCCTTCTGACCCTTTTATCCCTCATCCAACCTCAGAGAACCATCAGCACCCTCTCTTCCAGCAGCACCCTCTCTCCCAGCCCTTCGAAGCCCCCACTGGACCCATCACATCTTCTCCTCTCTACAGTCCTGCTAGGTTGGAACCACTGCACCAGCTGCCCCGGGATGCCAGGAGTGGGACAGGCTTGGGTGTCCTTCCCACCCTACCTCTGAGGGTCCCCACCCTAAGCCTCACCCCTCCAAACCTCAGCTTTCCTTTCTGTGCATTGGGGTGGTGTTCTACACCCCTCTCCTGTGTCTGA